A window of the Trichoderma asperellum chromosome 4, complete sequence genome harbors these coding sequences:
- a CDS encoding uncharacterized protein (TransMembrane:10 (i40-59o65-93i114-143o163-182i189-211o237-257i277-298o393-417i449-472o484-502i)), with product MGLAGLVERARLPYVSQWINDDIRPVEAARRTWGFWTFHNYWLLINCNIATFLTGSALIPLGLNWWQAIIAIVIGNIIATTAIVISSLSGAYYHIGFSVYSRAVWGMWGSQFAIWNRIFLCLVWYGFQSWVGGQCFELILLSWDPNYESRIPNHMPASTGMTTAQFVSYIIFFVISLPFVWIKPHRLQKFFYIASAVTMVFFIVLLIWALATMGHGGFGDTIDSATTIPKTGGPGSLAWLMVYGIMSTVGSIAAGILNQNDFARLARKPMDAVWGQLIPYGVYSILTSVIGILVVGATQKRFDGEAVWNPPTIFVRLLEKDNSPGTRAALFFAGVALCISQIGSNVPGNALAGGIDLSSVFPRYINIRRGAYITAILSPIVNPWQLVNTATTFLSVLSSYGVFLAPMTGMMFANYVFVNKRKVKVDDLYHGHSGSIYWYNYGINFRAPVAWAVGVAPTLPGFIAAINTSVSLPDGMTELYFLNYLYGFTSSAVVYSLLHWIFPAKPVDDFVKNAPSAKEVQRHFTDRWEVDLSQAGQILSDDDGSGITHLDVNTKHEPTAIF from the exons TGATGATATTCGTCCCGTAGAGGCTGCCAGGCGAACATGGGGCTTCTGGACCTTTCATAATTACT GGTTGCTGATCAACTGCAACATTGCAACCTTCCTTACGGGAAGCGCACTGATCCCCCTGGGCCTCAATTGGTGGCAGGCTATTATTG CCATCGTTATCGGGAATATTATCGCCACCACGGCAATTGTCATCAGCTCGCTATCAGGAGCCTACTATCACA TTGGTTTTTCTGTCTACAGCCGTGCCGTCTGGGGCATGTGGGGTTCGCAATTTGCTATTTGGAACCGTATATTCTTGTGTTTAG TCTG GTACGGATTCCAGTCATGGGTTGGTGGCCAATGTTTCGAGCTGATTCTGCTTTCGTGGGATCCCAATTATGAGTCTCGCATCCCCAACCACATGCCTGCCTCTACGGGCATGACCACAGCCCAGTTTGTGTCGTACATAATCTTTTTCGTCATCAGCCTTCCCTTCGTATGGATCAAGCCGCACCGTCTACAGAAATTCTTCTATATTGCCAGCGCGGTTACCATGGTATTCTTCATAGTACTTCTGATCTGGGCTTTGGCAACCATGGGTCACGGAGGCTTTGGTGACACTATAGACTCGGCAACCACCATTCCCAAGACCGGCGGGCCGGGCAGTCTTGCCTGGCTCATGGTATACGGGATAATGTCCACCGTCGGCTCCATTGCCGCCGGTATCCTGAACCAGAACGACTTTGCACGTCTGGCGAGGAAGCCGATGGATGCTGTCTGGGGCCAGCTAATACCGTACGGCGTATATAGCATCTTAACGTCGGTCATTGGCATTTTGGTTGTTGGAGCGACGCAGAAAAGATTTGATGGCGAGGCCGTCTGGAACCCACCGACCATCTTTGTTCGCCTATTGGAAAAGGACAACAGCCCCGGGACCCGCGCTGCGCTCTTCTTTGCGGGGGTTGCCTTGTGCATTTCACAAATCGGCAGCAACGTGCCTGGAAATGCGTTGGCCGGCGGCATCGATCTGTCGTCGGTGTTCCCGCGGTACATCAACATTCGCAGAGGCGCCTACATCACGGCTATACTGAGTCCGATTGTCAACCCTTGGCAGCTGGTCAACACGGCGACCACGTTCCTCTCGGTCTTGTCCAGCTACGGCGTCTTCCTGGCGCCCATGACGGGCATGATGTTTGCTAATTATGTGTTTGTAAACAAGCGCAAGGTCAAAGTCGACGATCTTTACCACGGCCACAGCGGCAGCATTTATTGGTACAATTACGGCATTAATTTCCGCGCCCCTGTTGCA TGGGCCGTCGGGGTTGCACCAACCCTGCCCGGCTTTATTGCGGCTATCAACACATCCGTGTCGCTGCCTGATGGCATGACGGAGCTTTATTTCCTCAACTACCTGTACGGATTTACCTCCAGCGCCGTCGTTTATTCGCTGCTTCACTGGATCTTCCCTGCCAAGCCTGTCGATGACTTTGTCAAGAATGCACCAAGCGCGAAGGAAGTCCAGCGGCATTTCACAGATCGCTGGGAAGTGGACCTGTCCCAGGCAGGCCAAATCCTGtcagacgacgacggctcAGGAATTACGCATCTAGACGTAAACACAAAGCATGAGCCCACTGCCATATTTTGA
- a CDS encoding uncharacterized protein (EggNog:ENOG41~TransMembrane:1 (i317-337o)): protein MRHFHDRWPILHIPTFEREVISIGLRSTVIMIGSWVQNETAGNSIVFEIHSNLVKTLLADLTETTVDPAGVWPIRTLQSALLNVIFAFESGNEKLMKKARLLYSLLVTVFRQLKVFNAEAVEHQIRIHFSGDFPPWAFAMKEKWKRLTTTLFKLDTYISLLTQQPPSVQREEMSLGLTSTFALWNAHGLDVFFRRWPSEPLERSSYKICDLALGSHQPISPVMLVEDIQIRMMGVTNYVWILSKMRGNPNPALCASADQKELISARLKRCKLQLDGMTALWMDPEQHKMHIEFLLRAYMGSEEPFHEDWEKYSRGRFFSYVFSATMMYHLLSMHIYADAQSYMQNLPGITSSLAPCGITLMYPPNTAEIKEWATSMDSRIAVSHAIFAYRIYGGHISPSELKEEVVDPIAHMTIAVGAGILWTWIQNNGMTCTCDCMNVPLVDGLDFGFVCLETGKSPEVENWIRNGGNIWLHGIQLCKCNVEVWLSPFAAILSEGARKWEIGNAFAQKLWHQLGLQRSV, encoded by the exons ATGAGACATTTCCATGACCGGTGGCCCATATTGCACATCCCGACTTTTGAGCGGGAAGTAATTTCCATCGGGCTGCGAAGTACTGTCATCATGATAGGCTCCTGGGTGCAGAACGAGACTGCAGGCAACAGCATCGTATTTGAAATCCACAGCAACCTTGTTAAAACCCTCCTCGCTGATCTT ACGGAGACTACTGTCGATCCTGCCGGCGTCTGGCCCATCAGGACCCTTCAATCAGCCTTGTTGAATGTCATCTTTGCATTTGAAAGCGGA AACGAGAAACTCATGAAGAAAGCTCGCCTCCTGTACAGCCTCCTTGTCACCGTATTTCGCCAGCTCAAGGTCTTCAACGCCGAAGCCGTAGAGCATCAGATCAGGATCCACTTCAGCGGCGACTTCCCCCCATGGGCGTTTGCCATGAAAGAGAAGTGGAAAAG GCTTACCACCACTCTCTTCAAACTCGATACATACATCTCGCTATTAACGCAACAACCACCATCAGTCCAACGCGAAGAAATGAGTCTCGGATTAACTTCCACATTCGCCTTATGGAACGCCCATGGTCTCGATGTCTTCTTTAGGAGATGGCCTTCCGAGCCCTTAGAACGATCCTCGTACAAGATATGCGATCTCGCGTTGGGATCGCACCAGCCAATCTCACCCGTCATGCTAGTTGAAGACATACAAATACGCATGATGGGTGTGACCAACTACGTTTGGATCCTTAGCAAGATGCGAGGGAACCCGAATCCGGCACTGTGCGCATCTGCCGACCAGAAAGAACTAATATCCGCCCGTCTAAAGCGCTGCAAGCTACAACTGGACGGCATGACTGCCTTGTGGATGGATCCAGAGCAACACAAGATGCATATTGAATTTCTCCTCAGGGCTTATATGGGCTCGGAAGAGCCCTTCCACGAGGATTGGGAAAAGTACTCACGGGGCCGATTCTTTTCCTACGTCTTCAGCGCCACCATGATGTACCACCTCCTTAGCATGCACATCTACGCCGATGCCCAAAGCTATATGCAAAATCTCCCAGGCATCACATCAAGCTTGGCCCCTTGCGGCATCACTCTCATGTATCCTCCAAATACTGCTGAGATCAAGGAGTGGGCGACGTCCATGGACAGCAGAATTGCAGTCTCGCATGCCATCTTCGCATACCGCATCTATGGCGGCCACATTTCTCCTTCTGAgctaaaagaagaagtcgtCGATCCTATTGCCCACATGACTATCGCGGTGGGGGCTGGCATTTTATGGACATGGATACAGAACAACGGCATGACGTGCACTTGCGATTGCATGAATGTGCCGCTCGTTGACGGGCTGGATTTTGGCTTTGTGTGCCTAGAGACGGGAAAGAGCCCCGAAGTAGAAAACTGGATACGAAATGGCGGCAACATCTGGCTGCATGGAATTCAGTTATGTAAGTGCAATGTAGAAGTTTGGCTTTCGCCGTTTGCTGCGATACTATCGGAAGGAGCGAGGAAATGGGAGATTGGAAACGCATTTGCGCAGAAGCTGTGGCATCAGCTTGGACTTCAGCGATCTGTTTAG
- a CDS encoding uncharacterized protein (EggNog:ENOG41) has product MAALLKNVALIGASGSVGKVLLKVFLDDGRFNVTILRRGSSSATFPSTVKVVDVDYDSLESLTAALAGQDAVVSTINPAIPIDTQKRFVDAAIAAGVKRFLPSEFGCDLNNELARTLPVFAPKIEVQNYLKEKAQTTPLTYTFAYSGPFLDWGLEHQFILKTVDSKPSLFDGGNTVFSTTNLSTVAEAVLAILSKPEETKNREVRFQSAAISQNGLLALAKEVAPQRDWQPEVVKVDDLVRVADERLAKGLFDHQTFAPYLFRAIHDPRYGPKFETLDNELLGLKQLTEAEIKGILKQYLKE; this is encoded by the coding sequence atggctgctcttctcaAAAACGTTGCCCTTATTGGCGCCAGTGGTAGTGTAGGCAAAGTACTCCTAAAGGTCTTTCTCGACGATGGAAGATTCAATGTTACAATCCTTCGTCGGGGCAGTTCTAGCGCTACTTTCCCCAGCACCGTCAAGGTCGTCGACGTTGATTACGACTCTCTCGAGTCTCTGACTGCTGCTCTCGCCGGCCAGGATGCAGTTGTATCTACCATCAACCCAGCTATTCCCATCGACACACAAAAGAGATTCGTCGAtgctgccatcgccgccggcgTCAAGCGCTTTCTTCCTTCGGAGTTTGGTTGTGACTTGAACAACGAACTTGCCAGGACGCTACCAGTCTTCGCACCAAAGATCGAAGTCCAAAATTATCTAAAGGAAAAGGCTCAGACAACCCCACTCACATACACCTTTGCATACAGCGGCCCGTTTTTGGACTGGGGCCTCGAGCATCAGTTCATCCTCAAGACGGTCGACAGCAAGCCCAGTCTCTTTGATGGTGGCAACACCGTCTTCAGCACCACGAACCTGAGCACCGTGGCCGAAGCTGTGCTTGCCATTCTATCCAAGCCTGAGGAGACCAAAAACCGCGAAGTCCGGTTTCAGAGCGCGGCTATTTCTCAGAACGGGCTCCTcgcgctggccaaggaggTTGCGCCTCAACGAGATTGGCAGCCCGAGGTGGTCAAGGTAGACGACCTGGTTCGTGTTGCGGACGAGAGGCTGGCAAAGGGGCTGTTTGACCATCAGACTTTCGCACCCTACCTTTTCCGTGCCATTCATGATCCGCGGTACGGCCCGAAGTTTGAGACTCTGGACAACGAATTGCTGGGATTGAAGCAACTGACGGAGGCGGAAATTAAGGGCATTCTCAAGCAATATTTGAAGGAGTAG
- a CDS encoding uncharacterized protein (EggNog:ENOG41): protein MGNSSSSPDSTDNAAGKKSLYQRYEDKKRGPGVTDEDILKYTGKTRDQLNTWAETAPGVAGNQPAGKLAIGAASGFAGEGAAGGLGGWGVEGTRKMKFPPQPKPVKNVEDSEEED, encoded by the coding sequence ATGGGCAACTCCAGCTCAAGCCCCGACTCAACGGACAACGCCGCGGGCAAGAAAAGCCTCTACCAACGCTACGAAGACAAGAAGCGCGGGCCTGGCGTGACTGACGAAGACATCCTCAAATACACCGGCAAGACGCGCGACCAGCTCAATACCTGGGCCGAGACCGCGCCCGGCGTGGCAGGGAATCAACCTGCCGGCAAGCTCGCCATTGGAGCGGCATCAGGTTTCGCGGGCgaaggagctgctggaggccTGGGAGGCTGGGGAGTTGAGGGTACTAGGAAGATGAAGTTCCCGCCGCAGCCAAAGCCTGTGAAGAATGTCGAAGActcagaagaggaggattga
- a CDS encoding uncharacterized protein (EggNog:ENOG41): MEDQPDQQSRRPDTTRDQRRDAQLMRRLGYTHAAISAELNLSLSQVQYALSHTETPITRPGRPSKLTEAQVQELKAFMEASKENELMPFGKIPQALGWDVGEYCIRHTLRKLGYKRPAGGRRKPLVAAKKTKDGDATKETQKETPKDTPEDTPTDTSDSISKDTSKTVSKDTPTNGSGSVKVSEAASPSA, translated from the coding sequence ATGGAAGATCAGCCAGACCAGCAGTCAAGGCGGCCCGACACCACCCGCGACCAACGACGCGATGCTCAGCTGATGCGCCGGCTGGGCTACACACACGCCGCCATCAGCGCGGAGCTCAACCTGTCTCTCAGCCAGGTCCAGTACGCCCTTTCGCACACGGAGACGCCCATCACGCGGCCCGGGCGGCCCAGCAAGCTCACGGAGGCGCAGGTCCAGGAGCTCAAGGCGTTTATGGAGGCTTCCAAGGAGAACGAGCTGATGCCCTTTGGCAAGATTCCGCAGGCGCTCGGATGGGACGTGGGCGAGTACTGTATCCGCCACACGCTGCGGAAGCTGGGCTATAAACGGCCTGCAGGCGGCCGGAGGAAGCCACTGGTGGCtgcgaagaagacaaaggacGGCGATGCCACGAAAGAGACACAGAAAGAGACACCCAAAGACACACCCGAAGACACACCTACAGACACGTCTGATTCAATATCCAAAGACACGTCTAAAACAGTATCCAAAGATACGCCAACTAACGGTTCTGGATCTGTCAAAGTCTCCGAGGCGGCCTCGCCTTCGGCTTGA